In Acidimicrobiales bacterium, the sequence GGTTCTGAACGACTGGTGGACGAGCCGGCGGGCCAGCTTGGACAGCACGGTGACGTGGACGTCGTCGGCCCCGGCCGGCGCCGCGATCAGGAACACCAGGTCGGCGGGGGCGTCCTCGGCGCCGAAGTCGACCCCGCCGGGCACGCGTGCGACGACCACGCTCGGCTCGGTGACGCCGGCGTGCTTGGCGTGGGGGATGGCGATGCCCGACTCCATGCCGGTGCCGCCCGTCTCCTGCTCGCGGGCCCACACGGCGTCCACGAAGCCGTCGCGGTCGGTGAGCCGCCCGGCGGCGGACAGCCGGTCGGCGATCGCCTCGATGGCGGCCCGGCGGTCGGGCGCCTCCAGGTCGAGGATCACGAGGTCGGGCGTCACGAGCGTGTCGATGGCGACGGTCATGGGGTCTCCCTTTCGGCGGGTCAGGCGGACAGGACGAGCGAGCGGGCGGGACGGACGGCGACGGCCCCGATGTCGATGGCGCCGGGGCCGGGCACCTCGGTGCCGGGGAGGGCGACGGCGGCGGCCGCCCACGCCACGCCGGCCCGCAGGGCGTCGGCCCCCGCGCCCCCGGCGGCGAGGAAGCCGGCGAGGAGCGAGTCACCCGCCCCCACGTCGCTGCGGGCGGCGACGGCGGGCGGGACGGCCAGGACGGGCTCGGACCCGTCCACCAGCAGGGCGCCCCGGGCGCCGATCGAGACGACGACCGCGGCGGCCCCCGCTGCCCGAGCCGCGTCGGCGGCGGCGATGACGTCGTCCACCGTCGCCAGCGGGCGGCCGGCCAGCTCGGCCAGCTCCGCCAGGTTGGGCTTGATGACGTCGGGCCGGGCGGCGAGGGCGGCGGCCAGCGGGGCGCCGCTGGTGTCGACGGCGGCCCGCAGGCCGGCGCCGCGGGCGTGCTCGACGAGGGTGGCGTAGATGCCCGCCGGCGCACCGTCGGGGAGCGACCCGCAGCCGACGAGCCAGGCCGCCCCGCGCATGGCGATGATGGCGGCGTCGACGAGGGCCTCGAGCTCCTCGGGGGCGAGGGGCGCCCCCGGGGCGTTCACCTTGGTGACGGTGCCGTCCGGCTCGCTCAGGGTGATGTTCGAGCGCGTCCCGCCCGCCGTCGCGACGGTGTGGTGGGGGATGCCCCCCTCGCCCAGCAGCCGCGACAGCACGGCGCCGTCGCCACCGCCGAGGGGCAGGACGGCCAGGCTGGCGTGGCCGTTGGCGACCAGCGCCCGGGTCACGTTGACGCCCTTGCCGCCGGCGTCGATCCGGGTGGACGTGGCCCGCAGCACGGCGCCCCGCTCGATGCGGGCGACCTCCAGGGTGCGGTCGACCGACGGGTTGGGGGTGACGGTGACGATCATCGGGCGACGACCACGTCGAGACCGGCGACCCGGAGGGGGAGCAGGTCGCCGTCCTCGGCGCCGCCGTCGGTGACGGCCACGTCGAGGTCGGCCAGCTCGGCGAAGCGCACGAAGTGTTCCTGGCCGAACTTGGTGGAGTCGGCCAGCAGGACGACCCGGTCGGCTGCTCCGACCATGGCCCGCTTCACGGCCGCCTCCGCCGTGTCCGGCGTGGAGCAGCCCCGCTCGGACACCCCGTTGGCGGCGAGGAACGCCACGTCCACCCGGAGGCTGCGGAGGGCGTCCACCGCGAACTCGTCGACGTTGGCCAGCGTACGGGCCCGCAACCGGCCGCCGACGACGATGACGGTGACGGTGGGGATGGGCGCCAGCGCCAGGGCGTGGGGCACGGCGTTGGTGACGACGGTGAGCCGGCGGTCGGTGGGCCACACGTCTACGACCGCCCCCGTGGTGGTGCCGGCGTCGAGGAGCACCGTGCCGCCCTCGCCCGGGAACTGCGCCACCGCCGCCCGCGCGATGGCGGCCTTCTCGGCGGCCATGTGCTCGGACCGCTCGGCCACGGCCGGCTCCACCCGCAGGTGCTCGAGGGCGACGGCGCCGCCGTGCACCCGCCGCAGCTCACCGCGGGCCTCGAGCTCGATGAGGTCCCGCCTCACCGTCTCGGGCGTCACGTCGTGGGCGGCGGCCAGCCGGCGGACCGACACCCGGCCGCGGCGGCGCAGCTCGTCGGCGATCGACTCCCGGCGGTCCTGGGCGTCCATGATTGGAGTATGTTGGATATGGCGGCAGATGTCAACGGAAATCCCACCGGGATCCCACACCCGGGACGGTCGCCCCGGTACGTCACCGGTGCACGGGGCGGGTGCTCGGGGTCGGGTACCGTCGGGCCCCGATGGGGCCGCAGTACGAGTTCGCCACCGTGTGGCGGGTGCCCGGCACGGTCGACGAGGTGACCGACGTCCTGGGCGACGCGACCGGGCTGCCGCGGTGGTGGCCGGCCGTCTACCTGGCCGTGGACCTCGTAGAGGCCGGCGGCCCCGACGGCGTCGGCCGCACGCTCGACCTCCACACCAAGGGCTGGCTGCCGTACACGCTGCGCTGGCGGCTGCGCATCACCGAGCCCGTCACCCGTGCCGGGTTCGCCCTGGAGGCCGCCGGCGACCTCGAGGGGACGGGCCGCTGGGCGTTCGAGCAGGACGGGCCCGAGGTGGTGATCACCTACGACTGGCGGGTGAGCGCCACCAAGCCGCTGCTGCGGCGCCTGAGCTGGCTGCTGCGCCCCGCCTTCGCGGCGAACCACCGCTGGGCGATGGCCCGTGGGGAGGAGAGCCTGGCCCTGGAGATGCGGCGGCGCCGCGCCGGCTCCGAGGAGGCCCGCCGCCGGGTGCCCCCACCGCCACCGCCCACCTTCGCCCGGTGGGGGCGGGTCAGGCGATGAAGTACTTGGCCTGGGGGTGGTGGAGCACGATGGCCGACGTCGTCTGCTCCGGGTGGTACTGGAAGCCGGTCTCCTCGCTGACCTCGACGCCGATGCGGCCCGCCTCGAGCAGCTCGGCCACGGTGAGGTTGTCGGCCAGCTCGGGGCACGCCGGGTAGCCCCACGAGTACCGCCCGCCCCGGTACTGCTGGCGGAACAGGCCGGTGAGCGTGGGCCCGTCCTCGTCGGCGAAGCCCCACTCCTCGCGGATGCGCCGGTGCCACAGCTCGGCCAGCGCCTCCGCCATCTCCACGCCCAGCCCGTGCAGCAGGAGGTACTCCTGGTACCGGTCCTCGGCGAACAGGCGGGCGGTGGCCTCGGAGACGGCCGCGCCCATCGACGCGATGGAGAACGCCACGTAGTCGGGCTCGGCGCCGATCGGGCGGACGAAGTCGGCGATGCACAGCCACGGCTCCTTGCCCTGGCGGGGGAAGGAGAACCGGGCCCGCTCGGCCGTGCGGGTGTCGTCCGTCCAGATCACGACGTCGTTCCCGTCGGCGTTGGCGGCGAAGAACCCGTAGACCACCTGGGGCACGAGCAGCCCCTCGGCCTTGGCCCAGGCCAGCTGCTCGCGCAGGATGGGCCGGATGCGGTCCTTGAAGGCGGTGTCCGTCTCCTCGCCGCCCTTCTCGGGGCGGAACTGCCACTGGTTGCGGAACAGCGCCGTCTCGTTGAGCCACGTGGCGATCTCGTCGACCGCGAGGCCCTTGACCACGCGCGACCCGAGGAAGGGCGGCTTGAACACCTCGTTGTCGGTGGCCACCTCCGGCGACCGGGCGGGCGCCGGCACGCCGGCGCCGTCGTCGCCCCTCTTCGGTCGAGGTCGCCCGCTCGGCTGGCGGCCGAAGCTCGGGTCGTCCACGCCGCCCCGCTTGAGCTCCATGAGCCGGTCCATCGTCCGCAGGCCCTCGAAGGCATCCTTGCCGTAGAAGACGCGACCCTTGTAGACCTCCCGCAGGTCGGCCTCGACGTAGCGCCGGGTGAGCGCGGCTCCCCCCAGCACCACGGGGATGTGGGCCAGCCCGCGGTCGTTCAGCTCGAGCAGGTTCTCGCGCATGATGAGGGTGCTCTTCACCAGCAGGCCGCTCATGCCGATGGCGTCGGCCCCCACCTCCAGGGCCTTCTCGACCATCTCGGTGATGGCCACCTTGATGCCGAGGTTGTGCACCTCGTAGCCGTTGTTGGAGAAGATGATGTCGACCAGGTTCTTGCCGATGTCGTGGACGTCGCCCTTCACCGTGGCGAGCACGATGCGCCCCTTGCCGCCCTGGTCGGACTTCTCCATGTGGGGCTCGAGGTGGGCGACGGCCGCCTTCATCGTCTCGGCCGACTGGAGCACGAACGGCAGCTGCATCTGACCGGAGCCGAACAGGTCGCCGACGACCTTCATCCCGGCCAGCAGGGTGTCGTTGACGATGGCCAGCGCGCTCGTCGTCCGCAGCGCCTCGTCGAGGTCGGCCTCCAGCCCGTCCCTGTCGCCGTCGATGATCCGCTGCGACAGCCGGCGCTCGACGGGCCAACCCGACCGGTCCTCCTTGACCAGCGAGGTGGACGACACGCCCTCGAACAGCCCCAGCAGCTCCTGGAGGGGGTCGTAGCCGGGCCGGCGCCGGTCGTAGACGAGGTCGAGGCAGACCTCCCGGGCCCGCTCGTCGATCTTGGCCAGCGGCATGATGCGGGCGGCGTGGACGATGGCCGCGTCGAGCCCCGCCTGCTGGCACTCGTGCAGGAACACCGAGTTGAGCACGTGGCGGGCGGCGGGCGTGAGGCCGAACGACACATTAGACAGGCCGAGGATGGTGCGGACGCCGGGCAGCTCGGCCTTGATGCGGCGGATGCCCTCGATGGTCTCCACGCCGTCGCGGCGGCTCTCCTCCATGCCGGTCGACAGCGGCAGGGCGAGGGCGTCGAAGAACAGGTCGGTGGGTTCGATGCCGTAGCGCCCGACGGCGAGGTCGTGGATGGCCCTGGCCGCCCGCAGCTTCCAGTCGGCCGTGCGGGCCTGGCCCTCCTGGTCTATGCACGTGCAGACGACCGCCGCGCCGTACTCGCGGGCCAGGGTGAGGAAGCGGTCCAGGCGGGTGCCCGGCGCGTCTCCGTCCTCCAGGTTCACCGAGTTGAGGATGGGCTTGCCGCCGATCCACCGCAGGCCCGTCTCGATGACGTCGGGCTCGGTGGAGTCCAGCATCAGCGGCAGGGTGGCCTGGGTGGCGAAGCGGGAGGCGATCTCCTCCATGTCGGCCACGCCGTCCTCGCCCGTGTAGTCGACGCAGACGTCCAGGACGTGGGCGCCCTCCCTCACCTGCTCCTTGGCCATGGCGACGCAGGTCTCCCAGTCGTCCGCCAGCATGGCCTCCCGGAACTTCCTGGAGCCGTTGGCGTTGGTGCGCTCGCCGACGACCAGGAACGACGGCGACTGGTCGTAGGGGACGTGGCTGTAGAGGGAGGCGCAGCCCGGGTCGGGCCGGGTGTCGCGGCGGCCGGGGGTGAGGTCTTTGCATCGCTCGACCACCACCCGCAGGTGCTCGGGCGTGGTGCCGCAGCACCCGCCGATCACCGTGACGCCGAGCTCGGTGACGAAGCGGGCCTGGTGGTCGGCCAGCTGCTCGGGCGTGAGGTCGTAGTGCATCCTCCCGTCCACCACCGAAGGGAGGCCGGCGTTGGGGATGCACGAGATCGGGGTGCGGGCGTACTGCGACAGGTGGCGCAGGTGTTCGCTCATCTCCTGCGGTCCGGTGGCGCAGTTGAGCCCGACGACGTCGGGCCGCAGGGCGTCGATGGTGGTGAGGGCGGCTCCGATCTCGGTGCCCGGGAGCATCCGGCCCGTGAGCTCCATGGTGACCTGCACCTGGAGCGGCACGTCCCGGCCGGCGGCCGCCATGGCCCGCCGGCAGGCGATCATGGCGATCTTGGCCTGGAGCAGGTCGAACACCGTCTCGATCACGATCAGGTCGACGCCGCCCTCGAGCAGGGCGGCGGCCTGGACCTCGTAGGCGTCCCGCAGGTCGGTGAACCGGATCTGGCCGAGGGACGGGAACTTCGTCCCCGGGCCCATCGAGCCCGCCACCCAGGCCCCGTAGCCGTCGGCCACCTCGCGGGCGATGCGGGCCGCCCGGACGTTGAGCTCGTGGGCACGGTCGGCGATGCCGTACTCGGCGAGCACCGGGGCGAAGGCGCCGAACGTGTCGGTCTCGACCACGTCCACGCCGACCTCGAGGAACGACCGGTGGAGCTCGTGCACGACGTCGGGCCTGGTCGCCACCAGGACCTCGTTGCACCCCTCCAGGGCGGGGCCGCCGAAGTCGTCGGCACCCAGCTCGCGCAGCTGGAGGTTGGTCCCGGTGGCGCCGTCGAAGACGACCACCCGCTCGCGCGTCGCATCGAGGTAGCTCCCAGCCGCCACCCCGCCAGGCTACCGGCGGTCCGCGTGTGGCCCCCGGGCAGCTGTTCAGTGCGCGCCGGCGCGCCAGGTGCTGGCGCGCCAGCGCGCACTGAAATGTGGGGCGGGACCCCCGAGCGATGACCTAGCGTTCGCCGGCGTGCGGAGGGGCCGGTCGTCGCTCGCGGTGGCGGTCCTCGTCGTGTCGTCGCTCGCGGCGGCGTGCGGCGGTGGACGGGGAAGCGACGCCGACGACTCCCCGCTCGGGCAGGTGCGCGCCCTGCTCCGGGAGCGGGCGGGCCTGCTCGCCGAGGGCGACGTGGACGGCTACCTGGCCGCCGTGGCCCCGAGCGCCGAGGAGGCGGAGCGGGCCTTCGCCGAGGGAGCGGCCGCCGTGCCGCTCGCCTACGCCAACGTCACCTTCCGGCCCCGCGGCGCCAGGAGCACGGCGACCAGCTTCCGGGACGCCGACGTCCAGCTGGTGTACCGCTACGAGGGGCTCCCGGCGGACAACCAGTTCCGGATGAGCTTCGAGTACGACGTCGAGCGCCGCGGGGAGAGGTGGCTGGTCACCCGTTCGGAGATGGTGACGGCCGGCGACGAGGGGTTCTCGGGCCCGCCCATCTGGGCCACCGGCCCCGTCGCCGCCTCCCGCAGCGACCACTTCCTCGCCCTGTACCGGCCCGGCCTCACCAACGCCGAGCGGGCGCTGGCGGCGGCCGAGGAGGCCCGGAAGGGGCTGGCCGAGCGGATCGAGGTGCTCGAGCTCGACCCGGTCAACCTCGTGCTGCTGGCGGGCAGCGAGGAGGAGTACGCCGAGCTCACGGGGCGGGCGACCGACGCCGGGGAGCTCGCCGCCGCCCGGTTCGTCTTCAACTCCCTCGGCGGTCCCGAGTCCCGCCAGATGATGTTCAAGGCCGACGTGGTGGTCGGCGACGGGGAGCCGACGCTCGGCGAGGGAGGCGAGATCCTCCCCGCCGCGCAGGTCTTCCAGCACGAGCTGGCCCACCTGGCGCTGTCCCGCCACGCCGGCCCGTTCACGCCCGGGTGGGCCGTCGAGGGAGCGGCCATGTACCTGGCGGGAGAGCGCCGGGTGGCTGCCTGGAGGGTCGGCCTGGCGTCGGGTGCCTTCGACGGGATGTCGCTCGCCGGCATGCAGCCCGGCCTGTCGGACGGCCTCCAGTACGCCTACGCCAACGCCGCCGTCCTGCACCTGATCGACGAGCACGGGCCCGAGCGCTTCTTCGACCTCTACGCCGGCTTCCGGCCCCTCCGGCCGACGCCCGAGTTCGCGCGCGACCCGATGGGGATCGTGCTGTCGACCCACTACGGTCTCGACGTCGCCCAGCTGGACCGGCTCACCCGCGCCTACATCGAACGGGCCGTCGCCGGGAGCGGCTGAGCCCGCCGGTAGCCTCCGCCGGGATGAGGATCTACACCCGCAGGGGCGACGACGGCACCACCGGCCTGTACTTCGGCGGGCGGCTCCGCAAGGACCAGCCGTCCGTGGAGGCGTACGGGACGGTGGACGAGGCGCAGGCCTTCCTCGGCCTGGCCAGGGCGGAGGCGGAGCAGGGGTCGGAGCTGGACGAGCTGCTGGTCGCCCTCGAGCGCGACCTGTGGGTGCTCATGGCCGACCTGGCGACGGCGCCCGCGAACCGCCACAAGCTGGAGCCCGGTCGCACCCTGGTGACCGAGGCGATGGTGGCGGCCCTCGAGTCCCGCATCGACGACCTGACGGAGAGGACCACCATGCCCGAGGAGTTCGTCGTGCCCGGGGAGAACCGCACGGCCGCCCGGCTCGACGTCGCCCGCACCGTCGTGCGCCGGGCCGAGCGGGCGGCGCTGGGCGTGGCGGCCGACGGGTCCCACGTGGTGCCCTACCTCAACCGCCTCTCGGACCTGCTGTGGACGATGGCCCGCTGGCAGGCGTCCGCCTTCCTCCCGGCGCGCGGCGCCGGCGGCGGGAGCCCGTCGTGAGCCCCGTCCGGTTCTCGGCGAGCGACGAGGTGCCCCACGACGTCGAGGTCCTCGCCGTGCCCGTCCTCCACGGGGCCGCGCCCCCCGAGACCACCCTCGGCTTCGAGGGCAGGCCGGGGCAGACGCAGCTCGTGGTGTCGGGTGGACGGGCGGTGCTGTCGGTCGGCCTGGGCGACCCCGACGCGCTCGACGCCGACGCGTTCCGCAAGGCGGGCGCGTGCATCGTCCGCACGGCGTGGAAGGCCCACCGGGTGGCGACGACCGTGCTCGACGCCGTGCCCGACGGGCCCGACCGCGGGGTGGCGGCCCGGGCGCTGGTCGAAGGCGCCGGCCTGGCCGCCTACCGGTTCTCGCGCTACCGCCGCCAGCCCGACGCCTGCCGCGTCGAGGAGCTCACCGTCGTCGTCCCCGACGCCGCCCACGTCGAGCCGGCGCTGGCCCGGGCGGCCCGGGTGGTGGAGGCCGTCTCCCTCGCCCGCGACCTCGTCAACGAGCCCGCCGGCTCCCTCTCGCCGACGGGGTTCGCCGAGCGCGCCGCCTCGGTGGCGGAGGCGGCCGGGCTGACGATCGAGGTGCTCGACGAGGCGGCCGTGACCGCCCAGCGGCTGGGCGGCCTGGCCGGGGTCGCCCGGGGCTCGGAGGAGCCGCCCTGCCTGGTGAAGCTCACCTACCAGCCGGCGGGCGCCCCGTCCGCCACCGTGGCGCTGGTGGGCAAGGGCGTCACCTTCGACTCGGGAGGGCTGTCGCTCAAGACGGCGGACGGCATGATGACCATGAAGACCGACATGTCGGGCGCGGCCGCCGTCCTGGGCGCCATGTCGGCCCTGCCGGCGCTGGGCGCCGCGGTGCGGGTCGTCGGGTTCCTGCCCCTCACCGAGAACATGCCGAGCGGCCGGGCCGTCAAGCCGGGGGACGTGCTCACCATCCGCAACGGCAGGACGGTCGAGGTGCTGAACACCGATGCCGAGGGCCGCCTGATCCTGGCCGACGCCCTGGCCCTGGCCGCCGAGGAGGCGCCCGACGCCATCGTCGACCTGGCCACCCTGACCGGCGCCCAGGTGGTGGCGCTGGGCCGGCGCATCAGCGGGCTGATGGGGAACGACGACGGCCTGGTC encodes:
- a CDS encoding PTS sugar transporter subunit IIA, translated to MTVAIDTLVTPDLVILDLEAPDRRAAIEAIADRLSAAGRLTDRDGFVDAVWAREQETGGTGMESGIAIPHAKHAGVTEPSVVVARVPGGVDFGAEDAPADLVFLIAAPAGADDVHVTVLSKLARRLVHQSFRTALREAPTAEAVVSILKEQIQ
- a CDS encoding hexose kinase; the encoded protein is MIVTVTPNPSVDRTLEVARIERGAVLRATSTRIDAGGKGVNVTRALVANGHASLAVLPLGGGDGAVLSRLLGEGGIPHHTVATAGGTRSNITLSEPDGTVTKVNAPGAPLAPEELEALVDAAIIAMRGAAWLVGCGSLPDGAPAGIYATLVEHARGAGLRAAVDTSGAPLAAALAARPDVIKPNLAELAELAGRPLATVDDVIAAADAARAAGAAAVVVSIGARGALLVDGSEPVLAVPPAVAARSDVGAGDSLLAGFLAAGGAGADALRAGVAWAAAAVALPGTEVPGPGAIDIGAVAVRPARSLVLSA
- a CDS encoding DeoR/GlpR family DNA-binding transcription regulator, which gives rise to MDAQDRRESIADELRRRGRVSVRRLAAAHDVTPETVRRDLIELEARGELRRVHGGAVALEHLRVEPAVAERSEHMAAEKAAIARAAVAQFPGEGGTVLLDAGTTTGAVVDVWPTDRRLTVVTNAVPHALALAPIPTVTVIVVGGRLRARTLANVDEFAVDALRSLRVDVAFLAANGVSERGCSTPDTAEAAVKRAMVGAADRVVLLADSTKFGQEHFVRFAELADLDVAVTDGGAEDGDLLPLRVAGLDVVVAR
- a CDS encoding SRPBCC family protein translates to MGPQYEFATVWRVPGTVDEVTDVLGDATGLPRWWPAVYLAVDLVEAGGPDGVGRTLDLHTKGWLPYTLRWRLRITEPVTRAGFALEAAGDLEGTGRWAFEQDGPEVVITYDWRVSATKPLLRRLSWLLRPAFAANHRWAMARGEESLALEMRRRRAGSEEARRRVPPPPPPTFARWGRVRR
- the metH gene encoding methionine synthase, which encodes MAAGSYLDATRERVVVFDGATGTNLQLRELGADDFGGPALEGCNEVLVATRPDVVHELHRSFLEVGVDVVETDTFGAFAPVLAEYGIADRAHELNVRAARIAREVADGYGAWVAGSMGPGTKFPSLGQIRFTDLRDAYEVQAAALLEGGVDLIVIETVFDLLQAKIAMIACRRAMAAAGRDVPLQVQVTMELTGRMLPGTEIGAALTTIDALRPDVVGLNCATGPQEMSEHLRHLSQYARTPISCIPNAGLPSVVDGRMHYDLTPEQLADHQARFVTELGVTVIGGCCGTTPEHLRVVVERCKDLTPGRRDTRPDPGCASLYSHVPYDQSPSFLVVGERTNANGSRKFREAMLADDWETCVAMAKEQVREGAHVLDVCVDYTGEDGVADMEEIASRFATQATLPLMLDSTEPDVIETGLRWIGGKPILNSVNLEDGDAPGTRLDRFLTLAREYGAAVVCTCIDQEGQARTADWKLRAARAIHDLAVGRYGIEPTDLFFDALALPLSTGMEESRRDGVETIEGIRRIKAELPGVRTILGLSNVSFGLTPAARHVLNSVFLHECQQAGLDAAIVHAARIMPLAKIDERAREVCLDLVYDRRRPGYDPLQELLGLFEGVSSTSLVKEDRSGWPVERRLSQRIIDGDRDGLEADLDEALRTTSALAIVNDTLLAGMKVVGDLFGSGQMQLPFVLQSAETMKAAVAHLEPHMEKSDQGGKGRIVLATVKGDVHDIGKNLVDIIFSNNGYEVHNLGIKVAITEMVEKALEVGADAIGMSGLLVKSTLIMRENLLELNDRGLAHIPVVLGGAALTRRYVEADLREVYKGRVFYGKDAFEGLRTMDRLMELKRGGVDDPSFGRQPSGRPRPKRGDDGAGVPAPARSPEVATDNEVFKPPFLGSRVVKGLAVDEIATWLNETALFRNQWQFRPEKGGEETDTAFKDRIRPILREQLAWAKAEGLLVPQVVYGFFAANADGNDVVIWTDDTRTAERARFSFPRQGKEPWLCIADFVRPIGAEPDYVAFSIASMGAAVSEATARLFAEDRYQEYLLLHGLGVEMAEALAELWHRRIREEWGFADEDGPTLTGLFRQQYRGGRYSWGYPACPELADNLTVAELLEAGRIGVEVSEETGFQYHPEQTTSAIVLHHPQAKYFIA
- a CDS encoding cob(I)yrinic acid a,c-diamide adenosyltransferase, producing the protein MRIYTRRGDDGTTGLYFGGRLRKDQPSVEAYGTVDEAQAFLGLARAEAEQGSELDELLVALERDLWVLMADLATAPANRHKLEPGRTLVTEAMVAALESRIDDLTERTTMPEEFVVPGENRTAARLDVARTVVRRAERAALGVAADGSHVVPYLNRLSDLLWTMARWQASAFLPARGAGGGSPS
- a CDS encoding leucyl aminopeptidase; this encodes MSPVRFSASDEVPHDVEVLAVPVLHGAAPPETTLGFEGRPGQTQLVVSGGRAVLSVGLGDPDALDADAFRKAGACIVRTAWKAHRVATTVLDAVPDGPDRGVAARALVEGAGLAAYRFSRYRRQPDACRVEELTVVVPDAAHVEPALARAARVVEAVSLARDLVNEPAGSLSPTGFAERAASVAEAAGLTIEVLDEAAVTAQRLGGLAGVARGSEEPPCLVKLTYQPAGAPSATVALVGKGVTFDSGGLSLKTADGMMTMKTDMSGAAAVLGAMSALPALGAAVRVVGFLPLTENMPSGRAVKPGDVLTIRNGRTVEVLNTDAEGRLILADALALAAEEAPDAIVDLATLTGAQVVALGRRISGLMGNDDGLVDRVRAAAQRAGEPAWRLPLPPEYRDHLDSEVADLKNIGKAGEAGTVVAGLFLQEFVGDVPWAHLDIAGPARAEADDGWLTKGGTGVGVRTLIELLTSYGDGDG